In Amphiura filiformis chromosome 1, Afil_fr2py, whole genome shotgun sequence, the following are encoded in one genomic region:
- the LOC140151098 gene encoding FAST kinase domain-containing protein 4-like: MIRSLLNTYTLKLNNKNRAVVETLVEGIRSGLRSMDVSVVSNLVCGAGLLKSAKGSKGNNLASGLVDEAAHILQLRQREIDRLRPHALIGLLQVSNHFPQSFQTVVADALLGSLHKFSFVDLKNLTTVMSNVPFRSPAILRAIMYQAMQLSDQWQLPSVAKFMRALGELSFHNQDLAKQVAEFVVTKQSEWTPSLISQIAKAYSLLRIHVPEWGLFDQICEYTANHLDDFSSLELYLVLYAFGELGYKPKNETEFYQSVTAYLESRFDDYPAETKIKLASALMLSEQVPEFMLKDVLQHKRPAGAVFQDVLVMRLNAHAHLACPNYSGPYVDSTLIPAVSHQSSALGRSVVQALKEAVGGNNKCVKTSVGTTLGYKIDALVLLDENSKPVAVDQYQLSGVQSNESGQKLQEVFEILDIHQKPLPAEYQRIAVLTWSPKERIFDKDELTGRYNLQKKHLQLAGYKLMEVDYQEWNRAKTKFQQLSLIKFKLVEATRSKVENIQE, from the exons ATGATAAGGTCACTGTTgaatacatacactttaaaactcAACAATAAGAATCGTGCAGTAGTGGAAACTTTGGTTGAAGGTATCCGGTCTGGGTTACGTTCCATGGATGTGTCTGTGGTAAGCAATTTAGTGTGCGGTGCTGGTTTGCTCAAGAGTGCCAAGGGTAGCAAGGGTAACAACCTTGCTTCTGGTCTAGTGGATGAAGCTGCTCATATCTTGCAACTCAGACAAAGGGAAATAGATAGGCTACGTCCACATGCTCTAATTGGACTACTGCAAGTTTCTAATCACTTTCCACAAAGTTTTCAGACTGTCGTTGCAGATGCTTTGTTAGGATCTTTACACAAGTTCTCCTTTGTTGATCTCAAGAACCTGACAACTGTTATGTCAAACGTACCCTTCAGAAGCCCAGCAATTTTACGAGCCATCATGTACCAGGCTATGCAGCTGAGTGATCAGTGGCAACTGCCCTCAGTTGCAAAGTTCATGAGAGCACTGGGAGAGCTCTCCTTCCATAACCAAGATCTAGCTAAACAGGTGGCTGAATTTGTTGTAACAAAACAGTCAGAATGGACTCCTTCCTTAATCAGTCAAATAGCAAAAGCCTACTCTTTGCTCCGCATACATGTCCCAGAATGGGGCTTATTTGATCAGATCTGTGAGTACACTGCTAACCATCTGGATGACTTTAGCAGCTTGGAGCTGTATCTTGTTCTCTATGCTTTTGGTGAGCTGGGTTATAAACCAAAGAATGAGACAGAATTCTACCAGAGTGTTACTGCATACTTGGAATCTAGGTTTGATGACTATCCAGCTGAAACAAAGATCAAATTGGCTTCTGCATTGATGCTTTCTGAACAAGTGCCAGAGTTTATGCTGAAAGATGTGCTACAACACAAGAGACCTGCTG gTGCAGTTTTCCAAGATGTACTTGTGATGCGGCTCAATGCGCATGCACATTTGGCTTGTCCCAATTATAGTGGGCCCTACGTAGATAGTACACTGATCCCTGCAGTATCCCATCAAAGCTCTGCACTTGGCAGATCTGTTGTTCAAGCCCTCAAGGAAGCAGTAGGAGGTAATAACAAGTGTGTGAAGACCAGTGTGGGAACTACTTTGGGTTACAAAATAG ATGCATTGGTACTACTTGATGAGAACAGCAAACCAGTGGCAGTAGATCAGTATCAATTATCAGGAGTGCAATCAAATGAATCTGGACAGAA ATTACAAGAAGTGTTTGAGATTCTTGACATACACCAGAAACCTTTACCTGCTGAATACCAAAG GATTGCTGTGCTTACATGGAGTCCTAAAGAGAGGATCTTTGACAAGGATGAGTTAACAGGAAGATATAACTTGCAAAAGAAGCATCTTCAATTGGCTGGATATAAACTCATGGAG GTGGACTACCAAGAATGGAATCGGGCTAAGACAAAATTCCAACAATTAAGTCTCATCAAATTCAAGCTTGTGGAGGCTACCAGAAGTAAGGTGGAAAATATACAAGAATGA
- the LOC140151083 gene encoding uncharacterized protein: MSDIGMNIPEDQDDITILHDLQLHDEDGNPYPIGSPPQFQFFSEGGAGSTPPDTAGSTVALKTAYDHVRGQNEQYRKQNEHLKKMFKAATDKLKQSKMLAQVTPILTIHSAAASGNVDQIHELLETGIEVNARNSEGRSALHTAATSSQSNVCSLLLHAKADPNAVDNDGRCPIHIASRNGDLENSSLLIEFGADVNAMDRDGRTPLHIVAANGYPELCKLLIDAGKENGLEINQTDMYGQTPLSMAKVNAHQDVFKILEDAGASLPSEDNDHHLSDRADDIIHGNSEVPPQQQIPKLLQIIQSLYRILGILINRVDVIAAEFPDIRERIEKLILSAQLTESSDVSELNSIEQTVEGVIGLEDWLTHRPQSERDNVVASGQTDLERQLADVRKELSVVRNQLEQECYQTKALNEKVKNQEVEIGRLMTDAENLDLYSATNLGEQEGETYDIGRLFY, translated from the exons ATGAGTGACATAGGAATGAACATCCCTGAAGATCAAGATGACATCACCATTTTGCATGATCTTCAACTCCACGATGAAGATGGTAATCCATACCCCATAGGCTCTCCACCTCAGTTTCAGTTCTTCAGTGAAGGAGGTGCTGGATCAACACCACCAGACACTGCAGGCTCTACTGTAGCACTGAAAACTGCCTATGACCATGTACGTGGACAAAATGAACAGTATCGGAAGCAGAATGAACATTTAAAAAAGATGTTTAAAGCAGCTACCGACAAACTTAAACAATCGAAAATGCTTGCACAA GTAACACCGATATTAACCATCCATAGTGCTGCTGCAAGTGGTAATGTGGATCAAATTCATGAATTATTAGAAACTGGAATTGAGGTTAATGCCCGTAATTCT GAAGGAagaagtgcattacatactgcaGCAACCAGTTCACAAAGCAATGTGTGCAGTTTATTATTACACGCCAAAGCTGACCCAAATGCAGTAGATAAT GATGGAAGATGCCCAATCCACATTGCTAGTAGAAATGGTGATCTTGAAAACAGCAGCCTTCTTATTGAATTTGGAGCAGATGTAAATGCAATGGATAGG GATGGTAGAACACCTCTTCATATAGTAGCAGCAAATGGTTATCCTGAACTATGTAAGCTATTAATTGATGCTGGGAAAGAAAATGGTCTTGAAATTAACCAAACTGACATG TATGGGCAAACACCTCTTTCAATGGCAAAAGTCAATGCGCATCAAGATGTATTCAAAATACTTGAGGATGCTGGTGCAAGTTTACCTTCAGAGGACAATGACCACCATCTGAGTGACAGAGCTGATGATATAATCCATGGTAACAGTGAAGTACCTCCCCAACAGCAAATACCCAAACTTTTACAAATCATACAAAGCCTTTATCGAATCCTGGGAATACTTATCAACAGGGTGGATGTAATTGCTGCTGAATTTCCTGATATCAGAGAGAGAATTGAAAAGTTAATTTTGTCAGCTCAGCTAACAGAAAGCTCTGATGTGAGTGAATTGAACTCAATTGAACAAACAGTTGAGGGTGTAATTGGATTAGAAGATTGGTTGACTCATCGACCACAATCGGAGCGGGACAACGTGGTTGCTAGTGGACAGACAGATCTAGAGAGACAACTGGCAGACGTCAGGAAAGAACTATCAGTAGTAAGAAATCAACTAGAACAAGAATGTTATCAAACTAAAGCACTGAATGAAAAGGTAAAAAATCAAGAAGTTGAAATCGGAAGACTTATGACAGATGCAGAAAATCTTGATTTATATAGTGCTACCAATCTTGGAGAACAAGAAGGTGAAACATATGACATAGGACGCTTGTTTTACTAA